A section of the Oncorhynchus keta strain PuntledgeMale-10-30-2019 chromosome 15, Oket_V2, whole genome shotgun sequence genome encodes:
- the LOC118359968 gene encoding translocation protein SEC62-like isoform X2 — protein MAERRRHKKRIQEVSEPTKEEKAVAKYLRFNCPTKSTNMMGHRVDYFIASKAVDCLLDSKWAKAKKGEEAVFTTRDSVVDYCNKLLKKQFFHRALKVMKKKPEKDIKKDKEKEKEKKKDSKDVEASDVKKEKKKDAEASDVKKEKSDDSPGTPKKKKDVKKKFKLEPHEDQLFLDGNEVFVWIYDPVHFKTFAMGLILVIAVIAATLFPLWPAEMRVGVYYLSVAAGCFVASILLLAVARCILFVIIWLVTGGRHHFWFLPNLTADVGFIDSFRPLYTHEYKGPRDSSKKSQDKTEGKTSDEKEGDGEEEEEEGDEGPLPQGMEEGEVAKGTGTSASTAERSDTDSDRREDEGSQHSNGNDFEMITREELEQHTEEEEEEGGGDEEEQEGDGEREPVPVQT, from the exons ATGGCGGAGCGCAGGAGGCATAAGAAACGTATCCAG GAGGTGAGTGAGCCCACCAAGGAGGAGAAGGCGGTGGCCAAGTACCTCCGCTTCAACTGCCCCACCAAGTCCACCAACATGATGGGCCACCGGGTGGACTACTTCATCG CCTCCAAGGCGGTGGACTGTCTGCTGGACTCCAAGTGGGCCAAAGCcaagaagggagaggaggccgTGTTCACCACCCGAGACTCTGTGGTGGACTACTGCAACAA gcTGCTGAAGAAGCAATTCTTCCACCGTGCTCTAAAAGTCATGAAGAAGAAGCCAGAGAAGGACATCAAGAAAGAcaaggagaaagaaaaagagaagaagaaggattCCAAGGATGTAGAGGCTTCAGATgtaa agaaagagaagaagaaggatgCAGAGGCTTCAGATGTAAAGAAGGAGAAGAGT GACGATAGCCCCGGAACGCCAAAGAAGAAAAAAGACGTGAAGAAGAAATTCAAACTGGAGCCTCATGAGGATCAGCTCTTCTTGGATGGCAATGAG GTATTTGTTTGGATCTACGACCCAGTCCATTTTAAAACCTTTGCCATGGGACTGATTCTGG TAATTGCAGTGATCGCGGCCACTCTCTTCCCGCTGTGGCCTGCTGAGATGCGTGTGGGTGTGTACTACCTGAGCGTGGCAGCAGGCTGTTTCGTGGCCAGTATACTGCTGTTGGCTGTTG CTCGCTGCATCCTGTTTGTGATCATCTGGCTGGTGACGGGCGGACGCCACCACTTCTGGTTCCTGCCCAACCTCACGGCTGACGTGGGCTTCATCGACTCTTTCCGCCCGCTCTACACGCACGAGTACAAGGGCCCGCGGGACTCCAGCAAGAAGAGCCAGGACAAGACTGAGGGCAAGACTAGTGATGAGAAGGAGGGTGAcggtgaggaggaagaggaggaaggagacgaGGGCCCCTTGCCACAGGGGATGGAAGAAGGCGAGGTGGCGAAGGGGACGGGGACGTCAGCGAGTACCGCTGAGCGCTCTGACACAGACAGCGACCGGCGTGAGGACGAGGGCTCGCAGCACAGCAATGGAAATGACTTTGAGATGATCACCCGCGAGGAGCTGGAGCAGcacacggaggaggaggaggaagaaggaggggGGGATGAAGAAGAGCAGGAaggagacggtgagagagagccCGTACCTGTTCAAACATAA
- the LOC118359968 gene encoding translocation protein SEC62-like isoform X1: MAERRRHKKRIQEVSEPTKEEKAVAKYLRFNCPTKSTNMMGHRVDYFIASKAVDCLLDSKWAKAKKGEEAVFTTRDSVVDYCNKLLKKQFFHRALKVMKKKPEKDIKKDKEKEKEKKKDSKDVEASDVKKEKEKKKDAEASDVKKEKEKKKDAEASDVKKEKSDDSPGTPKKKKDVKKKFKLEPHEDQLFLDGNEVFVWIYDPVHFKTFAMGLILVIAVIAATLFPLWPAEMRVGVYYLSVAAGCFVASILLLAVARCILFVIIWLVTGGRHHFWFLPNLTADVGFIDSFRPLYTHEYKGPRDSSKKSQDKTEGKTSDEKEGDGEEEEEEGDEGPLPQGMEEGEVAKGTGTSASTAERSDTDSDRREDEGSQHSNGNDFEMITREELEQHTEEEEEEGGGDEEEQEGDGEREPVPVQT, encoded by the exons ATGGCGGAGCGCAGGAGGCATAAGAAACGTATCCAG GAGGTGAGTGAGCCCACCAAGGAGGAGAAGGCGGTGGCCAAGTACCTCCGCTTCAACTGCCCCACCAAGTCCACCAACATGATGGGCCACCGGGTGGACTACTTCATCG CCTCCAAGGCGGTGGACTGTCTGCTGGACTCCAAGTGGGCCAAAGCcaagaagggagaggaggccgTGTTCACCACCCGAGACTCTGTGGTGGACTACTGCAACAA gcTGCTGAAGAAGCAATTCTTCCACCGTGCTCTAAAAGTCATGAAGAAGAAGCCAGAGAAGGACATCAAGAAAGAcaaggagaaagaaaaagagaagaagaaggattCCAAGGATGTAGAGGCTTCAGATgtaaagaaggagaaagagaagaagaaggatgCAGAGGCTTCAGATgtaaagaaggagaaagagaagaagaaggatgCAGAGGCTTCAGATGTAAAGAAGGAGAAGAGT GACGATAGCCCCGGAACGCCAAAGAAGAAAAAAGACGTGAAGAAGAAATTCAAACTGGAGCCTCATGAGGATCAGCTCTTCTTGGATGGCAATGAG GTATTTGTTTGGATCTACGACCCAGTCCATTTTAAAACCTTTGCCATGGGACTGATTCTGG TAATTGCAGTGATCGCGGCCACTCTCTTCCCGCTGTGGCCTGCTGAGATGCGTGTGGGTGTGTACTACCTGAGCGTGGCAGCAGGCTGTTTCGTGGCCAGTATACTGCTGTTGGCTGTTG CTCGCTGCATCCTGTTTGTGATCATCTGGCTGGTGACGGGCGGACGCCACCACTTCTGGTTCCTGCCCAACCTCACGGCTGACGTGGGCTTCATCGACTCTTTCCGCCCGCTCTACACGCACGAGTACAAGGGCCCGCGGGACTCCAGCAAGAAGAGCCAGGACAAGACTGAGGGCAAGACTAGTGATGAGAAGGAGGGTGAcggtgaggaggaagaggaggaaggagacgaGGGCCCCTTGCCACAGGGGATGGAAGAAGGCGAGGTGGCGAAGGGGACGGGGACGTCAGCGAGTACCGCTGAGCGCTCTGACACAGACAGCGACCGGCGTGAGGACGAGGGCTCGCAGCACAGCAATGGAAATGACTTTGAGATGATCACCCGCGAGGAGCTGGAGCAGcacacggaggaggaggaggaagaaggaggggGGGATGAAGAAGAGCAGGAaggagacggtgagagagagccCGTACCTGTTCAAACATAA
- the samd7 gene encoding sterile alpha motif domain-containing protein 7, with the protein MTPREQLRKMSAMGEQGALDEKHWYRLVNGMSAGELRQRQEMMMRNQMTMTPQILAQGQQRLQGVPTQFEPRFMERELAPPSEMVSSEVRQMHMGGHLGPPMPPHPGIPGRGFPGAGYSFMPSEPMETVARRQELIHKQNIARMEMNAILHQKEMENAHQKGLMGMEAPMMYQSNAMAFRGRQRLPDGHDVFVHRTTLEEMQANSLLMSSSPYPPISTLQRERSRRVGRRATNHKSTESHASGPKGQSEDKSVEQSPGGASGEEKEAEGKMDMGGEAASKQHQTKMDAQLSAGSRKSYKEEEQGLRKACINSQDGCPDVTNCNSGASDKDMPGQCSAFQYPSASGPIPGMPYMFPHGHPNLFLNGEDMSSIQDLRKWTVDDVYNFINNIPSCSEYAQTFKDHVIDGETLPLLTEEHLLDTMGLKLGPALKIRSQVSRRLGSMFYMMNLPLAAAAALQAAPEKAGGGRSSEISSPVNCNSVEMMGSPCTRDPEGLKPTDSLPEIDNPSPPLASSGTA; encoded by the exons AGCTACGTCAGCGGCAGGAGATGATGATGAGAAACCAGATGACCATGACTCCACAGATTCTGGCCCAGGGACAGCAAAGGTTACAGGGGGTGCCCACCCAGTTTGAGCCCCGCTTCATGGAAAGAGAGCTAGCTCCTCCCTCTGAGATGGTATCTTCTGAGGTCAGGCAGATGCACATGGGGGGTCACCTCGGTCCGCCCATGCCCCCACACCCTGGGATACCTGGCAGGGGCTTCCCTGGAGCTGGCTATAGCTTCATGCCCTCAGAGCCCATGGAGACAGTTGCCCGGCGACAGGAGCTCATCCACAAGCAGAACATCGCCAG GATGGAGATGAATGCCATCCTCCATCAGAAGGAGATGGAGAATGCACATCAGAAGGGTCTGATGGGTATGGAGGCGCCCATGATGTACCAGTCCAATGCCATGGCGTTCCGAGGGCGCCAACGCCTCCCAGACGGCCACGACGTCTTCGTCCACCGCACCACCCTGGAGGAAATGCAGGCCAACAGCCTTCTGATGTCCTCCAGCCCCTATCCACCAATCAGCACGCTGCAGAGGGAGAGGAGCCGCAGGGTCGGTCGCAGGGCAACTAATCACAAGAGCACAGAGAGCCACGCGTCGGGCCCGAAGGGCCAATCAGAAGACAAAAGCGTGGAGCAGAGTCCCGGCGGTGCctcgggagaggagaaagaggcgGAGGGGAAAATGGACATGGGAGGGGAGGCGGCCAGCAAACAACATCAAACCAAAATGGACGCACAGCTCTCGGCGGGCAGCAGGAAGAGCTacaaggaggaggagcagggcctGCGCAAGGCCTGCATAAACAGTCAAGATGGCTGCCCTGACGTTACCAACTGCAACAGTGGCGCCAGCGACAAAGACATGCCTGGCCAATGCTCTGCGTTCCAGTATCCCTCCGCCAGTGGGCCTATCCCAGGCATGCCTTACATGTTCCCTCATG GGCACCCCAATCTCTTTCTCAACGGAGAAGATATGTCCTCTATCCAAGACCTCAGGAAGTGGACAGTGGACGACGTTTACAACTTCATCAACAACATACCCAGCTGCTCTGAATATGCTCAG ACGTTCAAGGACCACGTGATAGATGGGGAAACGTTGCCGCTCCTGACAGAAGAACATCTACTGGACACCATGGGACTGAAGCTGGGCCCTGCACTCAAGATACGATCACAG GTGTCTCGACGGCTAGGCAGCATGTTTTATATGATGAACCTCCCgctcgccgccgccgccgctctGCAGGCTGCCCCTGAGAAGGCAGGAGGAGGCCGATCGTCAGAGATCAGCTCCCCCGTTAACTGTAACAGTGTGGAGATGATGGGCAGCCCGTGCACCAGAGACCCAGAGGGCCTGAAACCAACCGACTCCCTCCCAGAGATTGACAACCCCTCTCCCCCGTTGGCCAGCAGTGGAACTGCCTGA